ACCACTTTGATCATCGAAATCTCCGAGCGCGCCTCCTTGTTGCCGACCTTGTCCATCATGTCGGCGGCCTTCAACGTGAGCAGCCGGGCCTGGTCAATTTCCATGCGCGAGTTGGCGATGTCGGCGCGGATGGTGTCGCGGGTGGCCAGCGGCCGGCCAAAGGCGACACGGTCCTCGACGCGATGGCACATGGCTTCAAGCGCGCGTTCGGCCAGACCGACCAGGCGCATGCAGTGGTGAATGCGGCCCGGCCCAAGCCGGCCCTGCGCAATCTCGAAACCGCGGCCTTCGCCCAGCAGCAGATTGCTGGCCGGCACCCGCACGTCTTCAAAGGTCAGTTCCATGTGACCATGGGGTGCGTGATCGTTGCCGAAGACGGTCATCGGACGGACCACCGAGACGCCGGGTGTATCCATGGGCACCAGGATCATCGACTGTTGTTTGTGGCGCTCGGCACTTGGGTCGGTCTTGCCCATGAAGATCAGGATCTTGCAGCGCGGGTCGCCGGATCCGGAAATCCACCACTTGCGCCCGTTGATGACGTAGTCGTCACCGTCACGCTCGATCCGCGACTCGATGTTGGTGGCGTCGGACGAGGCGACTTGCGGTTCGGTCATGGCGAAGGCCGAGCGGATCTCGCCGGCGAGCAGGGGCTCCAGCCACTGCTCCTTCTGTTCCTCGGTCCCGTAGCGCTCCAGCACCTCCATGTTGCCGGTATCCGGTGCCGAGCAGTTGAAGGCCTCCGGTGCGATGAAGCTGCGGCCCATGGTTTCGCACAAGGGCGCGTATTCGAGATTGCTGAGACCAAACCCGCGTTCGCTGTCTGGCAGGAACATGTTCCACAGCCCCTCGGCGCGCGCCTTTTTTTTCAGCTCGTCAATAACAGGCGGGACATGGTTCCAACCGCCGTCGCGGGCCTGATCCTCATAGACATGCTCGTTGGGATAGATGTGCTCGGCCATGAAGTCGCCGATGCGCTTCGTCAGGTCCTTGACCTTGTCCGAATAGTCGAAGTCCATGCTGATACCTCTGGGCGGGGGTGCCCGTCTGACGGGGAGGGGGTCGCGCCCTGGAAAAGGCGAGACCTAGATGGTCGGTAGTTTATGATCTTTGAAACGCTCGCGCAGTTGCAGTTTGGAGACTTTGCCGGTCGCGGTATGCGGCAGCTCGTCGACGAATGCGATGTCGTCGGGCATCCACCACTTGGCGACCTGTCCATCCAGATGCGCGCGTACACCGTCGGCGGTCAAGTTACTGCCATCGCGTGACACGATGACCAGCATGGGTCGCTCGGTCCATTTCGGATGGGGCATGGCGATCGCGGCGGCCTCTTCCACGTCCGGATGCCCCATGACCGCGCTTTCAAGGTCGATCGAACTGATCCACTCGCCGCCCGATTTGATAAGGTCCTTGGTGCGGTCGGTGATCTGCAATAGCGACTCATCGTCAATTGTCGCGACATCGCCGGTGCGGAACCAACCGTCCTCGGTGATCGCAGCCTTAGACGCCTCATCGTCGTTGTAGTAACCACTGGCGATCCATGGGCCGCGGCATACCAGCTCGCCGGACGACTCGCCGTCATGGGCGACGTCCTTGTGGTCGTCGTCCAGGATACGAAGCTCGACGCCAAAAAGGCGACGCTGTTTCATTTTGCGGGCGTAGCGGGTGTCTTCGCCAAGCTCGGCGAACCCTGGTCCCTCGCCGCCGGCGGCACAGACCGGGCTGGTTTCGGTCATGCCCCAGCCTTGGACATAGGTGATGCCGTGGTCTTCTTCATAGGCTTTGATCATGGAAAGCGGCGCCGCTGCACCGCCGCTGACCAACACGAAGCCCGGCGGCAGTTTCGTGCCTGTTTCGTTCAGGTGGTTCAACAAGCCCAGCCATATGGTGGGCACACCGAGCGTCAGATTGACGTTTTCGCTATCGAACAGCTCAACAAGACTGGCGGGATCCAAACGAAATCCCGGCATGACCATCTTGGCGCCGCAGATCGGCGCGGCATAGGCCTGACCCCAGGCCTGGACGTGGAACATGGGAACGACTGGCAGCACGCATGTCGCTGAGTCCATGGTCAACGTGCCGGCGGCCAGAAGCCCCATCGCATGAAGCACGGTCGAGCGGTGGCTATAGAGCGCGCCCTTGGGGTTGCCTGTGGTGCCCGAGGTGTAACACATGGCGGCCGCCGTGTTCTCGTCGAACAGCGGCCAGTCATAGCTCTCCGGCTGACCTTCCAGGAGATCCTCGTAGCACATGGCGTTCTTCAGGCTGGTCTCCGGCATATGCTCCCGATCGGTCATGACGACATAGCCTTCGACCTTGGGGAACTTATCCGCCAATCCCTCCAGCAGTTCGACGAGGTTCAGGTCGACAAAGATGAAGCGGTCTTCGGCGTGGTTGACGATGTACTCCAACTGGTCGTGAAACAGACGCGGGTTGACCGTATGGCAGACCGCGCCGATGCCAGAGATGCCGTAATAGAGTTCGACATGGCGGTAGGTGTTCCAGGCGAAGGTGGCAATCCGGTCGCCCGGTTCGACACCAAGCGCGATGAGCGCGTGCGCCAACTGTTGCGTCCGCGCATAACAATCGCGGTAGGTGTAGCGATGGATCGGCCCCTCAACCGTGCGGGTCACGATCTCCTGCTCGCCGTGCGCCTGGGCCGCATGCGCCAAGATCCCGGAGATCATCAGCGGCGTATCCATCATCTGTCCGCGCAACATGGTCTTCTTGCCTCCCCGGGCCCGTTTCATTTTGGCGAATGATAGCGCCATGGCACCCAACTTCCAGGACCAACAAACGGAAATTTGCCGATTTGCTCGCTCAGTTCGGCCGAGAGCCTCAGCGTTGCTCGCCCAGATCGATACGCCGCTCGATCCGGATGGCAGACAGGAAGTCCTCGTCGTGGCTGGCGACCAGCAGCGCGCCGTCGAAGTCGGCAAGCGCGGCCTCGATGACGGCGATGGAGTCGAGATCGAGATGGTTGGTCGGCTCATCGAGCACGATCAGTTGCGGTGCTTCGTGTCCGCCCAGCACGACGGCCAGGGCGGCACGTAGACGTTCACCGCCACTGAGCACTTCGACCCTTTTCAGAGCCGCATCGTTGCGGAAGAGGAAACGCGCAAGCATGGCGCGGGCGGTGTTCTCCGGCTGGTCAGGGTTGAGGTGCCGAAAGTTCTCCAGGATCGACAGGCCCGGGTCCAGCAGGGCGACGTTCTGGTCCAGCATGACGATCCGGCATCCCCGGCGCACGGTGCCGCCGCCGCATTCCAGGTCGCCGGTGACCAGACGAAGCAGGGTCGACTTGCCGGCGCCGTTCGGCCCCGTAACTGCAAGCCGCTCCGGCCCAACAAGTGTGAGCGACACGTCCGACAACACGGTCTTGCCATCGGGTGTTCTCCAGCAAACCTCCTCTAGGGTGAGCAGGCGCTTGTTGGACGGCGTGTTCGATGATGGCAGTGTGATGTTGAGAGATCTGAGGACCTCGACGTCTTCCCGTGCGGCAGTGACTGCGGCGGTCGCTTCCTCACGCTTGCGTGCTGTCAAGCTGGTGCCGCGATCCATCGACTGTTCGCTCTTCTCTTTCTTGAAGTCGTATGCGGATTTGGAGTGGCTTCTGCTGGTCCGCTCGTGACGTCCCCGGCTGTCGCTGCGTGCCTTGCGCTCGGTAGCCTGCTGGATCTCTCGGTTTACCTGAACAAGGTGCCGTTCGGCGACG
The sequence above is a segment of the Pseudomonadota bacterium genome. Coding sequences within it:
- a CDS encoding acyl-CoA dehydrogenase family protein, with amino-acid sequence MDFDYSDKVKDLTKRIGDFMAEHIYPNEHVYEDQARDGGWNHVPPVIDELKKKARAEGLWNMFLPDSERGFGLSNLEYAPLCETMGRSFIAPEAFNCSAPDTGNMEVLERYGTEEQKEQWLEPLLAGEIRSAFAMTEPQVASSDATNIESRIERDGDDYVINGRKWWISGSGDPRCKILIFMGKTDPSAERHKQQSMILVPMDTPGVSVVRPMTVFGNDHAPHGHMELTFEDVRVPASNLLLGEGRGFEIAQGRLGPGRIHHCMRLVGLAERALEAMCHRVEDRVAFGRPLATRDTIRADIANSRMEIDQARLLTLKAADMMDKVGNKEARSEISMIKVVAPNVAQTVIDRAIQAHGAAGISQDFFLAHAWMYARTIRFADGPDEVHRGVISKEEYRRQASQRR
- a CDS encoding ABC-F family ATP-binding cassette domain-containing protein produces the protein MSSHIELRDVSWSTPDGSTLLDNINLSFGAERTGLIGRNGIGKTTLLRIMAGEIAPTSGTFHASGTISMLHQQSGPPATQTIADTFAITAALERLVRIESGATLDGDLDNADWTVEPRAMTALADAGLSDIALDRQLDTLSGGQATRVALAALMFTEPDLLLLDEPTNNLDKDGRAIVADMLSAWKGGAVVVSHDRELLRRMDRIVELSGLGARVYGGNWDLYAERKAEERDAAEHRLAVAERHLVQVNREIQQATERKARSDSRGRHERTSRSHSKSAYDFKKEKSEQSMDRGTSLTARKREEATAAVTAAREDVEVLRSLNITLPSSNTPSNKRLLTLEEVCWRTPDGKTVLSDVSLTLVGPERLAVTGPNGAGKSTLLRLVTGDLECGGGTVRRGCRIVMLDQNVALLDPGLSILENFRHLNPDQPENTARAMLARFLFRNDAALKRVEVLSGGERLRAALAVVLGGHEAPQLIVLDEPTNHLDLDSIAVIEAALADFDGALLVASHDEDFLSAIRIERRIDLGEQR
- a CDS encoding long-chain fatty acid--CoA ligase — translated: MLRGQMMDTPLMISGILAHAAQAHGEQEIVTRTVEGPIHRYTYRDCYARTQQLAHALIALGVEPGDRIATFAWNTYRHVELYYGISGIGAVCHTVNPRLFHDQLEYIVNHAEDRFIFVDLNLVELLEGLADKFPKVEGYVVMTDREHMPETSLKNAMCYEDLLEGQPESYDWPLFDENTAAAMCYTSGTTGNPKGALYSHRSTVLHAMGLLAAGTLTMDSATCVLPVVPMFHVQAWGQAYAAPICGAKMVMPGFRLDPASLVELFDSENVNLTLGVPTIWLGLLNHLNETGTKLPPGFVLVSGGAAAPLSMIKAYEEDHGITYVQGWGMTETSPVCAAGGEGPGFAELGEDTRYARKMKQRRLFGVELRILDDDHKDVAHDGESSGELVCRGPWIASGYYNDDEASKAAITEDGWFRTGDVATIDDESLLQITDRTKDLIKSGGEWISSIDLESAVMGHPDVEEAAAIAMPHPKWTERPMLVIVSRDGSNLTADGVRAHLDGQVAKWWMPDDIAFVDELPHTATGKVSKLQLRERFKDHKLPTI